Proteins co-encoded in one Acipenser ruthenus chromosome 3, fAciRut3.2 maternal haplotype, whole genome shotgun sequence genomic window:
- the rad21b gene encoding RAD21 cohesin complex component b, whose amino-acid sequence MFYAHFVLSKRGPLAKIWLAAHWDKKLTKAHVFECNLESSVESIISPKVKMALRTSGHLLLGVVRIYHRKAKYLLADCNEAFIKIKMAFRPGVVDLPEENREAAYNAITLPEEFHDFDQPLPDLDDIDVAQQFTLNQSRVEEITMREEVGTVNLLQENDFADFGMDDREMMREESAFEVDIIGTSSNLLLEPEPNISQLNDKTNHLEYDDQYKDDTFGDNPMDTNDGGILVDKLLNEDGGIFDDPPAMTESVMMPQEHAHDDDDFDMSPGGPDSPDSVDPVEPLPTMTDQTTLVPNEEEAFALEPIDITVKETKAKRKRKLIVDSVKELDSKSIRAQLSDYSDIVTTLDLAPPTKKLMMWKETGGVEKLFSLPAQPLWNCRLLKMFTRCLTPLVPDELRKRRKGGEADSLDEFLKEFENPEVQREEQLQQRDIIDQTILEEPSRLQDSVMEGSRTTLDESVLPPPSQQRGQKRKSESEPALPLGALEQQPELLQQPPQLEIPPVVLPPEEQQNITDLIPELDILMEKGKEKGKDDEEEEEEEVQGGDQDQEERRWNKRTQQMLHGLQRALAKTGAESISLLELCRNNNKKQAAAKFYSFLVLKKQQAIELTQEEPYSDIVATPGPRFHII is encoded by the exons ATGTTTTATGCTCACTTTGTCCTAAGCAAGAGAGGGCCGTTAGCCAAAATTTGGTTAGCGGCCCATTGGGATAAGAAACTCACCAAAGCTCATGTGTTTGAGTGTAATCTGGAGAGCAGTGTGGAAAGCATCATCTCCCCCAAG GTCAAAATGGCCCTGAGGACCTCGGGTCACCTTCTCTTGGGGGTTGTAAGAATCTACCACAGGAAAGCCAAATACCTCCTTGCAGATTGTAATGAAGCATTTATCAAGATCAAAATGGCTTTTCGTCCAG GTGTGGTGGATTTGCCTGAAGAAAACAGAGAGGCAGCCTACAATGCAATCACACTGCCTGAAGAATTCCATGATTTCGACCAGCCCTTACCGGATTTAGA tgATATTgacgttgcacagcagtttacaCTGAACCAGAGCAGAGTGGAAGAAATCACCATGAGAGAGGAAGTGGGAACTGTGAATCTCTTGCAAGAAAATGACTTTG CTGACTTTGGTATGGATGATCGGGAAATGATGCGAGAAGAAAGTGCATTTGAAGTTGACATAATAGGCACTTCCTCCAATCTTCTGCTTGAGCCTGAGCCCAACATAAGTCAGCTGAACGATAAGACAAACCACCTGGAATATGATGATCAGTATAAAGACGACACCTTTGGAGACAATCCCATGGATACTAATGATGGCGGGATCTTGG TTGACAAACTTCTGAATGAAGACGGAGGTATTTTTGACGACCCTCCTGCTATGACAGAAAGTGTGATGATGCCCCAAGAACATgcacatgatgatgatgattttgatATGTCAC CTGGGGGTCCTGATAGTCCAGACTCCGTGGATCCAGTTGAGCCCCTGCCAACTATGACTGACCAGACAACTCTAGTACCCAATGAAGAGGAAGCTTTTGCTCTAGAACCCATTGATATCACGG TTAAAGAGACCAAAGCTAAGAGGAAGAGGAAACTGATTGTGGACAGTGTAAAGGAACTGGACAGCAAATCCATCCGTGCACAGCTCAGCGATTACTCCGACATTGTCACAACACTTGACCTTGCTCCTCCAACCAAGAAGCTTATGATGTGGAAGGAGACTGGTGGTGTTGAGAAGCTGTTCTCGCTGCCTGCACAGCCATTGTGGAATTGCAGGCTACTTAAG ATGTTTACACGCTGCCTTACTCCACTGGTACCAGATGAATTGAGAAAGAGGAGAAAGGGTGGGGAAGCGGACAGTCTGGATGAATTCCTCAAGGAGTTTGAGAATCCAGAGGTGCAAAGAGAAGAGCAACTGCAGCAACGAGACATCATTG aCCAGACTATTTTGGAAGAACCAAGCCGTCTGCAGGACTCTGTGATGGAGGGCAGCAGGACCACCCTTGATGAGTCTGTTCTGCCACCACCCTCACAACAAAGAGGACAGAAGCGCAAATCTGAGTCTGAGCCAGCCCTACCT CTTGGTGCTCTCGAACAACAGCCAGAACTACTGCAGCAACCACCACAGCTAGAGATCCCACCTGTGGTGCTCCCCCCAGAGGAGCAACAGAACATCACTGACCTGATCCCTGAGCTGGACATCCTGATGGAAAAGGGGAAAGAGAAAGGGAAGgatgacgaggaggaggag gAGGAAGAGGTTCAAGGAGGTGACCAGGACCAAGAGGAAAGAAGATGGAACAAGAGAACTCAGCAGATGCTTCATGGTTTACAG AGAGCTTTGGCGAAAACAGGAGCCGAATCAATCAGTCTTCTCGAGCTGTGtcgaaacaacaacaaaaaacaagcgGCAGCAAAATTCTACAGCTTTTTGGTACTTAAAAAGCAGCAGGCCATTGAGCTCACACAAGAAGAACCTTACAGTGATATCGTCGCCACACCAGGACCAAGATTCCATATTATATAA